The Juglans regia cultivar Chandler chromosome 16, Walnut 2.0, whole genome shotgun sequence nucleotide sequence tttattaaaaacaatgatgaaaaagttaatatatatttagttctcttatatttttgtacaaaaaaataaaataaaaagctcAATTAttaaactaacttaaaaataaatacagttTTGAATCGGTTAGAAAAAGTTTACATCGGTCTAAAATTGACTAGAATCGATCGATTAAAGTGGTCCAATAAACGATTCAAAATGTTAACTAAAATCAATTCAGTTTCTTATCGATTCAATTTGAATCGACTTGAATCATTTAGCTGAGggatgaaaatgaaagaaacatCTTGATTGCAAAGAGAGAAATGATCAGggaggaatattgcatcttccCTATACGAGAAAGAAATTAAACGAAGTATGGCTCTGTTTGaaagttttgttttcttttctttagtgCATATCAGTTGGGTGTGCGGTGTGCAGTGTGCACTACTTAAAGCGCTTCCCTGTAATTGAAAAACTTTTGCCTACTTCATGTGAAGTGCGTGAATTCCGTGTGTCTAGCATTATAAGAagaattttacataattttttattaatcacataatcttcatatattatatttttttatttaaaaattaaaaaaattagaaaaaataatatataaaaattgaaaagattgtgTAAGGCATTATAACCATCAGGAACATAAATTCCCAAACGGGGTGGCGGCCTTGGCCTACAAGCTGTTGGTTAAAACGACAAAAAGCTAAAACAACATGCCTTTGAGGATGATCATGTTCCAGGATGATaggctttaattaattagtggcATAAATGCTTTAATTTCCACAATGTACGTACAGATGGAAATCAGATCACATACCAGCACTCTTCATAGgtgcatatgcatgcatggcttatGAGACAATAATACTCTTGGCGTGCGCGCTGTCAGTAATGTTGGCTGGTGTCATTGCAGGGACAACTCAGTTTGGACCTCGGGTTGAATGCCTTTCATCAGTGTGGTACGTAGGCAGGTAGGGCCGATTCAAATAAAGGTTAGGCCATGCATTATTTATACACTACTGTGCAAGGGCCATTTTTTCATCGTGTTTGATCTTGCAAaagatgattatatatatgtacgatACATGCATGAATGTCATGTCATGAGAAAGATAATCACCACATCGGTCCTGCAACTTTGCAGCAAAACACAGTACCTTGATCTGCATGCTTGTCAAAACACAGCCTGATCTCTTTCCTGGCATTCCTGCCATTGATGtaatactttatataattaagcaccatgtgaaaattttcatccactcgatttcctcttctccttatcttttcttaattttctttttctctttctctttctctttctctttctcgtCCAAAGGGTATAAATAAACTGCGCCCAGCTCTGTTGACTCAGAATAGTTTGCTTGTGCGTGATGCCACGAAAGTTCATTAATTAGCTACGATCGATTTGGACAAAGTTTCGAAACCCACAAACGTACAATCCCACATTTTTCTATACAATGTCTCTCTCAAAATCATGAAATGTCCCATCCCAAAGTCTTCAATTTAGTTCGCCTACCCTTTCTGActgaatatatttatttatttatttggacaAATTTAGTTGATTTTTATATCAACACGTTTAGCCTTCGTTTGGATCAcaaattaatctcaactcatcattataatttttttaaattttaatataaaatataataaataatttaacttttttaaattttaaaataataataatattaaaaaataatattttaataatattttatcatctcaactcaactcacttcaacatccaaacacaaccttaattaaCCCAAGTAGaccattttttgtgtttttacaCTGTAGACAAAATCATGAGTCTATAATTtagttttgagataaaataaaaaattaaactaaaaaataaaattaaaaagagataagacaagttgattcagactttttaaaagaaagacaCACACtcttaaaatgaaaagaactcaaactgttaaaaagaaaatatttcacaaggAAATCACTCCAAGACAAGTTggacctctatatatatatatatatatgaggaaaTCCCTCACAAAACGGACGGACTCTCCACAAAACTCTCTACGCCTAAACTCCCCTACAatttcaaatgatattttttacatttttctattatattgtgagatttgtgaggtcatgagaaattataaaactattcaTTATAATGGATTTTGCCCACAAACAATTCGTGGATGTATGCATTatgtcaaataaaataaatctctatgtctctttttatttatttttattcgcttatttttatttatcatataaatgTACGCGAATAGTATCATATCGTAGTCTAAATTATCATTGTGGCTGGAGATGATCATTTACTTTCTTTCGCTCTGTTGTGTAAATTAAGACGTTAACATTCATATATGCAAGGTCCAAGATGATGGAAGAGGCCTAAGCACGTGCTTAAGCAAATCTTAAATGTGCAAAGACCATCTTACTAAAATGAAGCATGCATGTTGAAACTCCTTCATTGCTTTTtcgcttttatatataaattaaagcaGTCAATTGTAGTGTCCGTTCTCAAAAACCACATTCAAATTATagtctaccaatatttgaactATAAATCTACTAATTCTTTAGCAACTAATGTCCCCTTTGGTTTGACCAAGAAACATGGACTCAAGTATCCCAAATTAGTTTGGATCAATAATTTGGTCTTTAATACTTGCTATTAGAGAATGAACCAAGTCACAGAAAGGGTAATCTAATGGCTAGATTAAAATGTCTTGAtactatacataaatataatgttatacattattgattatttatagataaataaatctaaaaaaaaaactatcaccAGGTCAGTCTCTATCTACGCATGGGCTGATGTGGACGATATATTCAAAAGAATAGTAGAATATTCGAAAGCAGAGACCACATCATGATTAATTCAAGTCATAAATGTTATAATCACGAGGGtaaaaaatttaaccaaattgacATCCaagagtttttaaatttttggataaATAGTTAgccctttaataaaaataggttCAAGTAATTAACTATTTTGTTGAGATATTTGACCAAGAGTTTGCCAAGCTTTGCAGATTAATTTCTCGAGGTTCACGGTTCTGCTAGATGTGTAGACATCTTTGGGTAGATCTTGGATTCTGGGACTATAGGTAATTAAAATGGCTGTTCATTGTTTTAAATCTAACTATTTGTCTTGAGATAcaaaaacttttttgttttgcagatgagattaattgatataaaatttaaaagttgaataaaatattgttagaatatatttttttaatattatttttgttttagaatttaaaaaagttaaattgtttattttattttgtgtgagaacttaaaaaaattataatgattagatgtgataaaaagttttatgaaattgaACGAGGAATCTAACTTGACCCGATCCATCCTTCCAACTTTTCTAATACAAGCAAAGGAATGCGAGGAGTATTTATATTCAATTAGAGAGgtgttatagttataaatagattttacgaaaatatataatttcatatgatattttagatatgctttacaataaaattagttttataattcaatgtaccacattaaattatgtcagtttataaaattatctttgtgtaatctttttgtagtaaaaatatttttcatccaaTTAAAGAATAATTGTCAACATGGTtcgaaaatttgaaatttgaaaattctaaaaattctaTAATTAGCAGTTAGTCTTTTATCAAATctaagtaaaatttatttatggatGAAGTATTTCTCCTATGAATAATTAGGTCGTTGGGTTGCATGCTTTATACCTTTCTCTCTCAGTTTAGATAGTGTTCGGATATAAAATCAagaatttagattaaaattcaataaaaaaaaagttatcgaATGTGTTTTACTAAAAATTAATAGGACgagattaatttatttattacaatcGGTCtcaccttttttatttatttattccacaCAATCGATCTGTTAACAAGttaatgtgtgtgtatatatatgagtaatgctggATATAGTCGTGGAGTACTTAAGTACCatgtaatcttttttaaaaaaataagtaaatacatataaaatctacatgaaaaataaaaactaatttgagcatatatatatatatatatatgagtaatgttatatataattgtgaagtgTTCAAATGCCAcgtaatatttttgaaaaaatgagtaaatattggatgtacatgaaaaataaaaactaatttgagttttgctacttatcatcctcacacaccacacactagatataattcttttattttttattttttttctcttaacaaATGTGTGAtttatgaatgatgagtagaaaaactcaattagttaaagaaaaataaaactaaaaaaaattaaaaattttaaaaattaaataagtgtTGTATGTGCTGTGtggggatgataagtagcaaagttcaaattattattatttttttcatgtgtacCCCGGTATCCCGTATTTAATCACTCTTTTTAAAGGGATTGCAAAATACTTGTGCAGTCCATGGCTAcaaataacatttatatatatatatatataaaagaaaaatactataaacaCAAATAGATTCCACAAATTTCGGGTAGTGTGCCATactagttattattttttttttcgtgccCTCTTCCCCACcccctagagagagagagagagagagagattgcacCTATCGGTGAGGGCCGATAGCAGCGACAAGGATGATGATGTTTCGACATCGGTGATAAAGGCGAGGATGATGACTGGGATGCAGTGAAGGGCTACGTTGGCGAGTGGCGAGGAAGGTGAAGGGTGCAGCAACGATATCAACGAGGAGCGATGAAGGTTTGGTGGCGACGTTAATGAAGGGTTAGGAAAGAGAGACGGAAAAAGGAGGAAGGGAGAGACACAATGAGgaggggaaaagaaaggaaaagaaaaagagagaagtgtGGCACATTGTCAGTATTCATATCAGTATGTGAGATCCCTTTGTATCTctagcaattatatatatgttgaattctgttatatataattaattttacatattatttatatactttattaatataattgtttaaaaaaattattttatatttaaaaataaaataatacaatcaatcacttaataaaatgcataaaaagaCCGCacctcaaaattttgatttcttttttggcATAGAGAATAGGGTGAAAGGCGCGGCGCTCTctttgagagaagagagacaaAAGGACTTCCacggaagaaagaaaaagtaaaaaaaggcCAAAACCACGAAAAGCAGTACCGTCTACATCTGAGTTCTGTAAATACCTCGAAAGTCCAGCAGCAGCAGAagaagacgacgacgacgacgaagGGATTCCCTGTGATTCATACTTCCCCTCCTCTTTACATGTCCATTTGCACCAACAACAACATTCCCACCATCTCCGGCAGCGGCCGCGGCGGCTGGGTTTTGTCCATGGCGCGGTTGGCGGCCACTGATTCGGCGGTGCTTTTCACGGCGCTGGCCGGTGTCGCCGTGCTAGCGTTCATAGCTTTTACAGCTCGTAGGTAAAGTAATGCCCTagtcaaagaaagaaatttctctctttttcttccaacCCAGTCAAGAAAAAAATACCCCCACTATAGCTGCGAAACCCTagagaacaagaaaaaacaaCTCGTACGAATTTAAGTGATAGATAGATGAAAGCTCTAAGACGTAGTCAAACTTCATCGTCGTCGTCGTCTCCGAGTTCGAACTCGAATTCCTCTCCTTCTTCGTCGTGGATTCATTTGCGTTCGGTTCTATTCATTGTTGCTTCTTCCTCACCAGCTTCTTGTTCTTCCTCCGATCGGtgagtccctctctctctctctctccatttaatttctttgattCACCTCAGATTTCTGCAGAGCTCACTATTCGATTCAGATCTCGATCTCCGATTACTCCAAATCGTTTTTTCAGTACCAATCTTCAGTTCAATCTACTTGCTTTAGCGGGGGCTTTTGTTTCTGTTAAATTGCTCCTCTAGGTCCCTTGATGGACTCGCATGTGGTCCTGTTTAAGCTTAATTGACTCgcacttttttttatgttagtttTGGTCGTTGTTTGCTTCCTTTCTTCTTGGTTTGGAATGCAGAATTTATCGCTTAGGGGACGTTCCAATGATctgttaattttaataatcttGAGCTCGAAGGATAAGATAACGTTTGCATTTCATTGTGCCATAACATGAATGCTTTATTTGTGCAAGTGGGATTCTAGCACCGGGCATCTCTCCGTAGTTTATTGTCATATCTTCCCTAATGGAAAGCTGTTTCGGTGATCTTGTTATTGATTACTAATTACAAGATCGTTTTATATGGGAAATCAAAATGAACATATGATACTGCCTTAATGCTTTCAttcatattgttttaaaattttgcaaATAGGACTCTCCTTCtatttgagattatttattcataaaaaagagCTAACTCATTTTCAGGGATCTCTGGGATTAATCTttctcattctttcattttcagGGGTCGTCTCAAGTCACCGTGGTCTCGCAGGAAAAGAAAACATGCCCTCTCGCCTCAGCAATGGAGAAGTTTCTTTACACCAGATGGGAAGCTCCGTGATGGTGGagttaaacttttaaaaaaagttcgCAGTGGAGTGAGTTACCATCCTCATCATTCATTCTGTCTTTGCTGCACTCAGAAGTATAAGTTTTACATCATTATATgtttttaacttattatcaTCATAATTTCTGATGCAGGGTGTTGATCCCAGTATTAGGGCGGAAATTTGGCCTTTCCTACTAGGAGTGTAAGCATGTtcaatctctctccctctctctctctctctctctctctctctgtgcataAATTTCCATCCTTCCATGTGCATTTTTCCCCTTGTCAGCCACAGCTCCCTTTTGTTCCTTGGTTTTTGTTTCCTCAGTGGTGCCTGATCTGAATCAATTAGGTTGGCAAAGCTACTTTGGAGACTCAGACAAACTCCTCCTCATTTCCTGAGCCACACTTTTGTTTCCCTtggttttcaaaaattttctggTTCCCTATCTATACCAATTGGGTTGCTGAAGTCACTTTGGACGCTAgatactttttcattttttgtttatatccACAGTGGGAGTATATTCAACTAGTTTGTGCAATCCTGGGTTTTTGGATATCGATGTTTGGTTTAGGATTGAAAGTCTTGTATCTGCTGCAATAAagttagaattttaaatttcaaaaccttCTTCTAAAGTATCATTGTAGCTATTCCTAGTGCTGTACCCGTTAGTTAAAATTTCGTTTTTGCTCATATAACTAGGGTTTTTTAGGGTGCTTTGGTTGcctattttgtttatatttaagcTATTGTGTGGTTAGGAACTTAGGATGAGATTTAATTGAAGGGTATTCTAGTGTTGGAAAcaaggcctcatttgttttgagaaaatatttcatctcatctcacttcatcattacaattttcccaaatcctcacacaaaataaaataaacaattcaattttttcaaatcccaaaacaaaaataaaataaacaattcaactttctcaaatcccaaaacaaaaataatattaaaaaatatattctaacaatattttattcaactttttaactttaatctcaactcatctcatctcatctctgaaaacaaacgagcccttagagGGATTGCAGGTTCAATCCTCTTAAGAATGGAGGCTAAGAAAGATTTATAAGCTTCAAATATGGCATAAAAATCCTCTCAAGAACTCAGGGTTTGCTTAATGAAGCACCCTAGAAGAGCTAGCCATACTAcatgaaaaatgaattaagatcaGCAAGTTAAAGCCTCGATAATATCAATGTtacattaattcttttttttccaaGGCTTCACGAATTCCTTTCAAAAAGCAGTTCAGAAACTATTGCCAAACACAATTCATTTCTTGAACATCATGTTGTTTCCAGGAATGTGTAATTAATCATCATTCAACCATCTTCTTCCTATGTGGTGCATATTTAGATGTGCTCAGCTGGTtaccattttcatatttgcatTGCCTTCTGAAAGAGGGTTGTACCATACCTATGTTGGTTGACTGAACTTCTTTATTTCAACAGCTATGAATTGAAGAGTTCgaaagaagaaagagatagTATAAGAACTCAGAAAAGGTATGTACACAAACTATGTTCTAAAAGATTGAGTTATTAATTGTAACCATTATATATGTATgcgcacatgcatgcatgaactttttttttccttctcgcCTGGCTTCTGATTTTTACAGTGATTCTGTTTCAATGCAGAAAGGAATATGAGAAACTTCGTAGACTATGCAGGCGGCTGCTAAAACATAGCAAAGAGGGATTTAATTTGAATGAAATTGGTAGAATTAGCTGTGATGGGTATAGTGGGAGTCTTGTACGAGACACAGATTCTCCTGGCTCTGAAGATGTGGTTAGTGCCAGGGAGTCCCTTTCTAGTGTGGAAACGAGCCCAGATATTGAATACTCAGACTACCACTCTAGTGCATTATTGGAGGGACATGATAGTGCAAGACAAACCACAAATGCTGATATCTGTACATTTGACACCGATTCATCCTACTCAGACTCATCTGAAGAACCTGAAGTCAGTCGGACTTTCCCCTCTATGGAAGGAACAGAAGAGAATGATCCTGACATGAGTTGCAAGGAGTCGTCTTCTCCCTCGAGGACAGAAGTCTCATCAAAATATCGCAATGCTGAAGACTTTGCCTCTTGGCAGCGGATCATCCGCCTTGATGCTGTACGTGCCAATGCAGAATGGATACCATACTCCCCATCTCAAGCTGCAATTTCGGAAGGTAGGGCACACCACTCTGCTGAGGCTGTGGGGTTGAAGGATTATGATCACCTGGAACCCTGCAGGATCTTCCATGCTGCTCGACTGGTTGCTATTCTTGAAGCATATGCACTCTATGACCCTGAAATTGGCTACTGCCAGGGCATGAGTGATCTTCTTTCTCCAATAATTTCAGTGATTACAGAGGATCACGAGGCATTCTGGTGCTTTGTGGGTTTCATGAGGAGGGCTCGGCATAATTTTAGGCTTGATGAGGCAGGAATCCGAAGGCAACTCAATACTGTTGCAAAGATTATCAAGTCCAAGGACTCTCATCTTTACAGGCACTTAGAAAAGCTCCAGGCTGAGGATTGTTTTTTCGTTTATAGAATGGTGGTGGTACTCTTTAGAAGGgaattaacattcgaacagaCTGTTTGCCTTTGGGAGGTAATGTGGGCAGACCAGGCAGCCATTAGGGCTGGGATTGGAAAGTCTGCATGGGGCAGGATCAGGCAGCGAGCCCCACCCACAGAGGATTTGTTGCTTTATGCAATTGCAGCTTCTGTATTGCAAAGAAGGAAGTTGATTATTGAGAAGTATAGCAGCATGGACGAGATTTTAAGGGAATGTAATAGCATGGCTGGGCATCTTGATGTGTGGAAGCTCCTAGACGATGCGCACGACTTGGTGGTGACACTCCATGACAAGATTAAGACATCCTTCTGATGGCTGcgaagtttttcttttttctttgttcttcctAGGATCTTGGTGATTCTTTACAGGAACGCAAATATTTGTAGGTACTGCATGAAACAAGCACCTGAGGTGCTATATG carries:
- the LOC109007548 gene encoding GTPase-activating protein gyp7-like isoform X2; the protein is MKALRRSQTSSSSSSPSSNSNSSPSSSWIHLRSVLFIVASSSPASCSSSDRGRLKSPWSRRKRKHALSPQQWRSFFTPDGKLRDGGVKLLKKVRSGGVDPSIRAEIWPFLLGVYELKSSKEERDSIRTQKRKEYEKLRRLCRRLLKHSKEGFNLNEIGRISCDGYSGSLVRDTDSPGSEDVVSARESLSSVETSPDIEYSDYHSSALLEGHDSARQTTNADICTFDTDSSYSDSSEEPEVSRTFPSMEGTEENDPDMSCKESSSPSRTEVSSKYRNAEDFASWQRIIRLDAVRANAEWIPYSPSQAAISEGRAHHSAEAVGLKDYDHLEPCRIFHAARLVAILEAYALYDPEIGYCQGMSDLLSPIISVITEDHEAFWCFVGFMRRARHNFRLDEAGIRRQLNTVAKIIKSKDSHLYRHLEKLQAEDCFFVYRMVVVLFRRELTFEQTVCLWEVMWADQAAIRAGIGKSAWGRIRQRAPPTEDLLLYAIAASVLQRRKLIIEKYSSMDEILRECNSMAGHLDVWKLLDDAHDLVVTLHDKIKTSF
- the LOC109007548 gene encoding GTPase-activating protein gyp7-like isoform X1 produces the protein MSICTNNNIPTISGSGRGGWVLSMARLAATDSAVLFTALAGVAVLAFIAFTARRGRLKSPWSRRKRKHALSPQQWRSFFTPDGKLRDGGVKLLKKVRSGGVDPSIRAEIWPFLLGVYELKSSKEERDSIRTQKRKEYEKLRRLCRRLLKHSKEGFNLNEIGRISCDGYSGSLVRDTDSPGSEDVVSARESLSSVETSPDIEYSDYHSSALLEGHDSARQTTNADICTFDTDSSYSDSSEEPEVSRTFPSMEGTEENDPDMSCKESSSPSRTEVSSKYRNAEDFASWQRIIRLDAVRANAEWIPYSPSQAAISEGRAHHSAEAVGLKDYDHLEPCRIFHAARLVAILEAYALYDPEIGYCQGMSDLLSPIISVITEDHEAFWCFVGFMRRARHNFRLDEAGIRRQLNTVAKIIKSKDSHLYRHLEKLQAEDCFFVYRMVVVLFRRELTFEQTVCLWEVMWADQAAIRAGIGKSAWGRIRQRAPPTEDLLLYAIAASVLQRRKLIIEKYSSMDEILRECNSMAGHLDVWKLLDDAHDLVVTLHDKIKTSF